From Azospirillum sp. TSA2s, a single genomic window includes:
- a CDS encoding L,D-transpeptidase, protein MGAAASPPMEGTVGEASGGPSIAISLADRRLYLTGSDGDVRSFPVAIGRPGVPIPVGDSTILRKRRNPTWRPTAHQRRDKPSLPRAVPPGPNNPLGKFALDLGWPAIAIHGTNEPDSVGRRASGGCFRMLPADIETVFAATEVGTPVRVVRDPLGGSVPERPAPSPTPLPARTLPAAVRAVPPAAVRPQPMAAVAASSMPASSMPAAPVAEPPPAPVADPRCATVTAPLRRMICDVPALALLDGRVRGAQERFLAGIADPAARAAASYDLIQDERRFHERIAALCWVRAGTEGDPAVAAAAQSCLTTALGRRLTDVAERIAGLRRGMRLAGEP, encoded by the coding sequence ATGGGAGCCGCTGCGTCCCCGCCGATGGAGGGGACGGTCGGGGAGGCCTCCGGCGGCCCGTCGATCGCGATCAGCCTTGCCGACCGCCGGCTGTACCTGACCGGTTCCGATGGCGACGTCCGCAGCTTCCCGGTCGCCATCGGCCGTCCCGGCGTGCCGATCCCGGTCGGCGACAGCACCATCCTGCGCAAGCGCCGCAACCCGACATGGCGGCCGACCGCGCACCAGCGGCGCGACAAGCCGTCCCTGCCGCGGGCGGTGCCGCCGGGGCCGAACAACCCGCTGGGCAAGTTCGCGCTCGACCTCGGCTGGCCGGCCATCGCCATCCACGGCACCAACGAGCCGGACTCGGTGGGCAGACGGGCCAGCGGCGGCTGTTTCCGCATGCTGCCCGCGGACATCGAAACGGTCTTCGCGGCGACCGAGGTCGGCACGCCGGTGCGGGTGGTGCGGGACCCGCTGGGCGGGAGCGTGCCGGAACGGCCGGCGCCCTCGCCTACGCCCTTGCCGGCGAGGACGCTGCCGGCCGCGGTCAGGGCGGTCCCGCCGGCCGCAGTGCGCCCGCAGCCGATGGCCGCCGTGGCCGCTTCCAGCATGCCCGCTTCCTCCATGCCCGCTGCGCCGGTGGCGGAGCCTCCACCCGCGCCGGTTGCCGATCCGCGCTGTGCCACGGTGACGGCGCCGTTGCGGCGGATGATCTGCGACGTCCCCGCACTCGCCCTGCTCGACGGCCGCGTCCGTGGGGCGCAGGAGCGGTTCCTGGCCGGCATCGCCGATCCTGCGGCCCGCGCCGCGGCGTCCTACGACCTGATCCAGGACGAGCGCCGCTTCCACGAGCGGATTGCCGCATTGTGCTGGGTCCGCGCCGGGACCGAGGGCGACCCGGCGGTGGCCGCGGCGGCGCAATCCTGCCTGACCACGGCTCTCGGGCGCCGGCTGACCGACGTGGCGGAACGGATCGCCGGCCTGCGGCGCGGGATGCGGCTGGCCGGAGAGCCATAG
- a CDS encoding tetratricopeptide repeat protein translates to MDQIEQTLAVATEHHRAGRTAEAERLYRDVLDASPGHPDALHLLGVIALQSGRAEEAVDRIAQAVAGDDSSPLFHANLGHALHASGRQREAALSFARALSLLTNEGEGWGNVGALANLIRRYDDDIRAAAAAEVDARYTMGDVMRRQSLLFLLSGDIAYYRNLVNTALEDPLRFSVPSMHYAYWGIALRLFQGDARKGDVGAFTNGEFRRFYRLLVEETARRYDLDARLRRTSPRTAVKRVALITNQMLGEGHQPTADAFDYARRLQDDHGCEVLIVNPNAMAVEGENGFVPEYSYNVTEDYDGEQTISAQGANVRMLSFPQPRFDEEKLTAIVEAVERFDPDVIVAFGGSNTVADLFAGSRPVVFLPTSSGLSPSLATILLGYAPEDDAAGWPEEARARFRPFSFGWTLPAAGPTRSRAEFGLPADGPLYVVVGNRLDQEVGPEFLETLDRLLDRVPDGQVAFAGAVSELPGRIAAARNAARMHALGHVEGIRGLYGVATAYLNPPRQGGGGSAAFALADGLPVVTYARGDVAGVVGPAMTVADETAFLERAVALGQDPAARSQAAEAARTRFAETADRARSVEKLLDYAREAQGLF, encoded by the coding sequence ATGGACCAGATCGAGCAGACGTTGGCCGTCGCGACGGAACACCACCGCGCCGGCCGCACCGCGGAGGCCGAGCGGCTGTACCGCGACGTGCTGGACGCTTCGCCCGGCCATCCGGACGCCCTCCATCTGCTTGGGGTCATCGCCCTGCAATCCGGCCGGGCGGAGGAGGCGGTCGACCGAATCGCCCAGGCGGTGGCCGGCGACGACAGCTCTCCCCTGTTTCACGCCAATCTGGGCCACGCCCTGCACGCCTCCGGCCGACAGCGCGAGGCGGCGCTCAGCTTCGCCCGCGCTCTGAGCCTGCTGACCAACGAAGGCGAGGGCTGGGGCAATGTCGGCGCGCTTGCGAATCTGATCCGCCGCTATGACGACGACATCCGCGCCGCCGCGGCGGCGGAGGTCGATGCCCGCTATACGATGGGCGACGTGATGCGGCGCCAGTCCCTGCTGTTCCTGCTGAGCGGTGACATCGCCTATTACCGCAATCTGGTGAACACCGCGCTGGAAGACCCCCTGCGCTTCTCCGTGCCCTCCATGCATTACGCCTATTGGGGAATCGCCCTGCGGCTGTTCCAGGGCGATGCCCGCAAGGGCGACGTCGGCGCCTTCACCAATGGCGAGTTCCGCCGTTTCTACCGGCTGCTGGTGGAGGAGACCGCGCGCCGCTACGACCTGGACGCCCGCCTGCGCCGGACGTCTCCGCGCACCGCGGTCAAGCGGGTGGCGCTGATCACCAACCAGATGCTGGGCGAGGGCCACCAACCCACGGCCGATGCCTTCGATTACGCCCGCCGGCTGCAGGACGACCATGGCTGCGAGGTGCTGATCGTCAACCCCAATGCCATGGCGGTGGAGGGGGAGAACGGCTTCGTCCCGGAATACAGCTACAACGTCACCGAGGATTATGACGGCGAGCAGACCATCTCCGCCCAGGGCGCGAACGTCCGCATGCTGTCCTTCCCGCAGCCGCGCTTCGACGAGGAGAAGCTGACCGCCATCGTCGAGGCGGTGGAGCGGTTCGACCCCGACGTGATCGTCGCCTTCGGCGGGTCCAACACCGTGGCCGACCTGTTCGCCGGCAGCCGCCCGGTGGTCTTCCTGCCGACCTCCAGCGGGCTGTCGCCCTCGCTCGCCACCATTCTGCTGGGCTATGCGCCGGAGGACGATGCCGCCGGCTGGCCGGAGGAGGCGCGGGCACGCTTCCGTCCCTTCTCCTTCGGCTGGACGCTGCCCGCCGCCGGCCCCACACGCAGCCGCGCCGAGTTCGGCCTGCCCGCTGACGGGCCGCTTTACGTCGTGGTCGGCAACCGCCTGGACCAGGAGGTCGGGCCGGAGTTCCTGGAGACGCTCGACCGCCTTCTCGACCGCGTGCCGGATGGGCAGGTCGCCTTCGCCGGCGCGGTGTCGGAGTTGCCCGGCCGGATCGCCGCTGCCCGCAACGCGGCGCGGATGCATGCTCTGGGTCATGTCGAAGGCATTCGCGGGCTGTACGGCGTGGCGACCGCCTACCTCAACCCGCCGCGCCAGGGCGGCGGCGGCAGCGCCGCATTCGCGTTGGCGGACGGCCTGCCGGTGGTGACCTACGCCCGGGGCGACGTCGCCGGCGTTGTCGGGCCGGCCATGACCGTCGCCGACGAGACGGCCTTCCTGGAGCGCGCCGTGGCGCTCGGGCAGGATCCGGCCGCAAGGTCGCAGGCGGCGGAGGCTGCGCGGACGCGCTTTGCCGAAACGGCCGACCGTGCCCGGTCGGTGGAGAAGCTGCTGGACTACGCGCGCGAGGCGCAGGGACTGTTCTGA
- a CDS encoding family 16 glycosylhydrolase, which produces MTALIGAGLTALLASSLFSGGGPALADSLFSHIGGSFSETSGSFDPSRWQRSDGWKAGGHMNCTWSRANVTASKGHLALTVDDRITGYDRYSCGEYSTHRFYGYGAYTVALKAVKADGVMTSVSHYTGPPFGDPWDEITLGIAGKDTTKLEISYVVNGVGHRNAVVDLGFDAAKGFHSYGFDWKPDGIVWTVDGKPVHQVSGRPEQLPRMPGRLMLRFWSASGDTQWLRRFTYPGHPLTAEVASVTYREDPANLSN; this is translated from the coding sequence ATGACGGCCCTGATCGGCGCCGGCCTCACGGCCTTGCTGGCCAGCTCTCTTTTCTCCGGCGGTGGGCCGGCGCTGGCGGACTCGCTGTTCAGCCACATCGGCGGCAGTTTCAGCGAAACATCAGGGTCCTTCGATCCCTCGCGCTGGCAGCGGTCGGACGGATGGAAGGCAGGCGGGCACATGAACTGCACCTGGAGCCGCGCCAACGTCACCGCCAGCAAGGGTCACCTCGCCCTGACGGTGGACGACCGCATCACCGGCTACGACCGCTATTCCTGCGGCGAATATTCGACGCACCGCTTCTACGGCTATGGCGCCTACACGGTGGCGTTGAAGGCGGTGAAGGCCGACGGGGTAATGACCTCGGTCTCCCACTATACCGGTCCGCCCTTCGGCGATCCCTGGGACGAGATCACGCTCGGCATCGCCGGCAAGGACACCACAAAGCTGGAGATCAGCTACGTCGTCAACGGCGTCGGGCACCGCAATGCGGTGGTCGATCTGGGCTTCGACGCCGCCAAGGGTTTCCACAGCTACGGCTTCGACTGGAAGCCCGACGGCATCGTCTGGACCGTCGACGGCAAGCCGGTTCATCAGGTTTCCGGCCGGCCGGAGCAACTGCCGCGCATGCCGGGCCGGCTGATGCTGCGCTTCTGGAGCGCGTCCGGCGACACCCAGTGGCTGCGCCGCTTCACCTATCCCGGCCATCCCCTGACCGCCGAGGTCGCCTCCGTCACCTACCGCGAGGATCCGGCGAACCTCAGCAACTGA
- a CDS encoding cache domain-containing protein codes for MIRRTASLVAVAAALLAAPVFAADHATPEQAKSLVADAVAYLKAKGPDEASKAFQDPKGSFRRGELYVFVFDTDGRYVASGANPKLAGTDAANLKDAEGKPIVQAMISETKEKPNAVIDYVWLNRQTNKVEHKHSYITRDGRYIVGAGTYDQ; via the coding sequence ATGATTCGCAGAACCGCATCCCTGGTCGCCGTCGCGGCCGCCCTGCTGGCCGCTCCCGTCTTCGCGGCCGATCACGCCACGCCGGAACAGGCGAAGTCGCTGGTCGCCGACGCCGTCGCCTACCTGAAGGCCAAAGGGCCGGATGAGGCGAGCAAGGCCTTCCAGGACCCCAAGGGCAGCTTCCGCCGCGGTGAGCTGTATGTCTTCGTCTTCGACACCGACGGCCGTTACGTGGCCTCGGGCGCCAACCCGAAGCTGGCCGGGACCGACGCCGCCAATCTGAAGGACGCCGAAGGCAAGCCCATCGTCCAGGCGATGATCTCGGAAACCAAGGAAAAGCCGAACGCCGTCATCGACTATGTCTGGCTGAACCGCCAGACCAACAAGGTCGAGCACAAGCATTCCTACATCACCCGCGACGGCCGTTACATCGTCGGCGCGGGGACCTATGACCAGTGA
- a CDS encoding branched-chain amino acid ABC transporter permease produces the protein MNGLSGVTGRGMVLLVLAALGLAVAPFVADRYLVSVLTTVLWFAYVGQAWNVMMGFSGLLSLGHALYVGLGAYVSAALFVHFGIGPWAGMVLAMLVAVVAGCIIGFLGFRFGVKGVHFALLTIAFAEVARIGFDHITWVGGSGGFFLPVEAGASDPLNLRGSPVLFYYVALALVVGALLLSRVLLHSRLGYQWLAVREEPDAAEASGVDLFRARMTAVAVSSALTALGGVFQAFYFNNLFPEQVFSMGRSIEIILPAIVGGIGTLVGPILGAFILTPLGEALTFLIEAGGLDLPGLKQLFYGAALVAIVVFRPEGVWPWLARRLRLVRQPGEGA, from the coding sequence ATGAATGGGCTTTCAGGAGTGACCGGACGAGGGATGGTGCTGCTGGTGCTGGCGGCGCTGGGTCTGGCAGTGGCGCCCTTCGTCGCCGACCGCTATCTGGTGTCGGTGCTGACCACCGTGCTGTGGTTCGCCTATGTCGGGCAGGCCTGGAACGTGATGATGGGCTTTTCCGGCCTGCTGTCGCTCGGCCACGCGCTGTATGTCGGCCTAGGCGCCTATGTCAGCGCCGCGCTGTTCGTTCATTTCGGCATCGGCCCCTGGGCCGGCATGGTGCTGGCGATGCTGGTGGCGGTGGTGGCCGGCTGCATCATCGGCTTCCTGGGCTTCCGGTTCGGGGTGAAAGGCGTGCATTTCGCCCTGCTGACCATCGCCTTCGCCGAGGTGGCGCGCATCGGCTTCGACCACATCACCTGGGTCGGCGGGTCCGGCGGCTTCTTCCTTCCGGTGGAGGCGGGGGCGAGCGATCCGCTGAATCTGCGCGGTTCGCCTGTGCTGTTCTATTATGTGGCGCTGGCGCTGGTCGTCGGGGCGCTGCTGCTGTCGCGGGTGCTGCTGCACAGCCGCCTGGGCTACCAGTGGCTGGCGGTGCGCGAGGAGCCGGACGCGGCGGAGGCGTCGGGCGTCGATCTGTTCCGCGCCCGCATGACCGCGGTGGCCGTGTCGTCCGCCCTGACGGCGCTGGGCGGGGTGTTCCAGGCCTTCTATTTCAACAACCTGTTCCCGGAGCAGGTCTTCTCCATGGGCCGCTCCATCGAGATCATCCTGCCGGCCATCGTCGGCGGCATCGGCACGCTGGTCGGCCCGATCCTGGGCGCCTTCATCCTGACCCCGCTGGGCGAGGCGCTGACCTTCCTGATCGAGGCCGGCGGGCTGGATTTGCCCGGCCTGAAGCAACTGTTCTATGGCGCGGCGCTGGTGGCGATCGTGGTGTTCCGGCCGGAGGGCGTCTGGCCCTGGCTGGCCCGCCGCCTGCGCCTTGTCCGCCAGCCGGGGGAGGGCGCCTGA
- a CDS encoding ABC transporter ATP-binding protein, protein MTALLEVEGLSKRFRGLKAVSEVSFTVPEERILALIGPNGAGKTTTFNLIAGVFPPDEGRVTLKGRNLTGLKPNQVCAAGIGRTFQIVKPFGQLTVEENVVVGALAREKSVQTARIQARAVLERLELADQANRPARSLTLPDRKRLEVARALATRPTLLLLDEVLAGLRPTEVDRMVEVLRDLNRREGLTILMIEHVMRAVMALSDRVVVLDHGEKIADGVPAEVVADPRVVESYLGAEALD, encoded by the coding sequence ATGACCGCTTTGCTCGAGGTCGAGGGACTGTCGAAGCGCTTCCGCGGGTTGAAGGCGGTGTCGGAGGTCAGCTTCACCGTGCCGGAGGAGCGCATCCTCGCCCTGATCGGTCCGAACGGCGCCGGCAAGACCACCACCTTCAACCTGATTGCCGGCGTCTTCCCGCCCGACGAGGGCCGCGTCACGCTGAAGGGCCGCAATCTGACGGGGCTGAAGCCCAATCAGGTCTGCGCCGCCGGGATCGGCCGCACCTTCCAGATCGTCAAGCCGTTCGGCCAGCTGACGGTGGAGGAGAATGTCGTGGTGGGCGCGCTGGCCCGCGAGAAGTCGGTGCAGACGGCACGCATCCAGGCCCGCGCGGTGCTGGAGCGGCTGGAACTGGCCGATCAGGCCAACCGCCCGGCGCGCAGCCTGACGCTGCCCGACCGCAAGCGGCTGGAGGTCGCCCGTGCGCTGGCCACCCGTCCGACCCTGCTTCTGCTGGACGAGGTTCTGGCGGGACTGCGTCCCACCGAGGTCGACCGGATGGTCGAGGTCCTGCGCGACCTGAACCGGCGCGAGGGGCTGACCATCCTGATGATCGAGCATGTCATGCGCGCGGTGATGGCGCTGTCCGACCGCGTGGTGGTGCTGGACCATGGCGAGAAGATCGCCGACGGCGTCCCGGCGGAGGTCGTCGCCGACCCCCGCGTCGTCGAATCCTACCTGGGCGCCGAAGCCCTGGACTGA
- the rodA gene encoding rod shape-determining protein RodA — MVLSNLGSGGLEPQRSQLTLGTKFRLINWGLVLLVCTITGVGVGLLYSAAGGHWKPWAQPQLVRAIPGLVLMLGIALIDIRHLMKSAYVIFFVVLCLLIAVELMGRIGMGAQRWIDLGFFQLQPSELMKPALTLALARYFHGVTLDQIGRPLLLIPPLLLAFTPVAFVLMQPNLGTSLLLIMGSGAIFFAAGVRVWKFLLVIGGGLSAIPIAWEFLHDYQKQRVYTFLDPETDPLGAGYNILQSKIALGSGGLFGKGFMSGSQSQLMFLPEKHTDFIFVVLAEEFGMVGAATLLALYVLLFIYGWVIALNSRSQFGRLVAVGMTAQFFLYVFVNVAMVMGLIPVVGIPLPLVSYGGSAMMTLMIGVGLLLSMSVHRDVRIPKSGVTDV; from the coding sequence GTGGTTCTTTCCAATCTCGGCTCCGGCGGCCTGGAGCCGCAGCGGTCGCAGCTGACGCTCGGCACGAAATTCAGGCTCATCAACTGGGGGCTGGTCCTGCTGGTCTGCACGATCACCGGGGTCGGCGTCGGGCTGCTCTATTCCGCCGCCGGCGGCCATTGGAAGCCCTGGGCCCAGCCGCAGTTGGTCCGCGCCATTCCCGGCCTGGTCCTGATGCTGGGCATCGCGTTGATCGACATCCGCCACCTGATGAAATCGGCCTACGTCATCTTCTTCGTCGTGCTCTGCCTGCTGATCGCGGTGGAGCTGATGGGCCGCATCGGCATGGGCGCCCAGCGCTGGATCGACCTCGGCTTCTTCCAGCTGCAGCCGTCGGAGCTGATGAAGCCGGCGCTGACGCTGGCGCTCGCCCGCTATTTCCATGGGGTGACGCTGGACCAGATCGGCCGGCCGCTTCTGCTGATCCCGCCCCTGCTGCTCGCCTTCACGCCGGTTGCCTTCGTGCTGATGCAGCCGAACCTCGGCACCTCGCTTCTGCTGATCATGGGCAGCGGCGCCATCTTCTTCGCCGCCGGTGTCCGGGTGTGGAAGTTCCTGCTGGTGATCGGCGGCGGCCTCAGCGCCATCCCCATCGCCTGGGAGTTCCTGCACGATTACCAGAAGCAGCGCGTCTACACCTTCCTCGATCCGGAGACCGATCCGCTCGGCGCCGGCTACAACATCCTGCAGTCGAAGATCGCGCTGGGATCCGGCGGGCTGTTCGGCAAGGGCTTCATGTCCGGCTCGCAAAGCCAGCTGATGTTCCTGCCGGAAAAGCACACCGACTTCATCTTCGTCGTCCTGGCGGAGGAGTTCGGCATGGTCGGGGCCGCCACGCTGCTGGCGCTCTATGTTCTGCTGTTCATTTATGGCTGGGTCATCGCGCTGAACAGCCGCAGCCAGTTCGGCCGGCTGGTCGCGGTCGGCATGACCGCGCAGTTCTTCCTCTACGTCTTCGTCAACGTGGCGATGGTGATGGGGCTGATTCCGGTCGTCGGCATCCCGCTGCCGCTGGTGTCCTACGGCGGCTCGGCGATGATGACGCTGATGATCGGCGTCGGCTTGCTGCTGAGCATGTCGGTCCACCGCGACGTGCGCATCCCCAAAAGCGGCGTCACCGACGTCTGA
- a CDS encoding branched-chain amino acid ABC transporter permease produces MPIDYYLNIAASGLLTGLVYGLAALGLSVIFGVVRVVNFAHGEMMVAGMYGAVLLGGWLGLDPLLSAPIMAALLFVCGWLLQRGLVNKFVERPEHMQFILLLGVATILVNAMLMLFGPDARNVQVPYSFDTVEIGPMLLDAVRLRAGAAAIVVAAALFAFFRFSRTGKAIRACADNPLGARVVGLNIDGLYALTFGIGAAVVGVAGALMTLLVDARPQLAPEYTLLSFIIVIVGGLGSLPGALLGGVLIGMSEALAGFLLTPSLKSLFSYGVLIVVLLLRPQGLLGKRS; encoded by the coding sequence ATGCCGATCGACTATTATTTGAACATCGCGGCCTCCGGCCTGCTGACCGGCCTGGTTTATGGGCTGGCGGCGCTCGGCCTGTCGGTCATCTTCGGCGTGGTGCGCGTCGTCAACTTCGCCCATGGCGAGATGATGGTGGCGGGCATGTACGGCGCCGTGCTGCTGGGCGGCTGGCTCGGGCTGGACCCGCTGCTGTCGGCGCCGATCATGGCGGCGCTGCTGTTCGTCTGCGGCTGGCTTCTGCAGCGCGGGCTGGTGAACAAGTTCGTCGAGCGGCCGGAGCACATGCAGTTCATCCTGCTGCTGGGTGTCGCCACCATCCTGGTCAACGCCATGCTGATGCTGTTCGGCCCCGACGCCCGCAATGTCCAGGTGCCCTACAGCTTCGACACGGTGGAGATCGGGCCGATGCTGCTGGACGCCGTGCGGCTGCGCGCCGGGGCGGCGGCCATCGTGGTGGCGGCGGCGCTGTTCGCCTTCTTCCGCTTCAGCCGGACCGGCAAGGCGATCCGTGCCTGCGCCGACAATCCGCTGGGCGCCCGCGTGGTCGGGCTGAACATCGACGGCCTCTATGCGCTGACCTTCGGCATCGGTGCCGCGGTGGTCGGCGTGGCCGGCGCGCTGATGACCCTGCTGGTCGATGCCCGGCCGCAGCTGGCACCGGAATACACGCTGCTCAGCTTCATCATCGTCATCGTCGGCGGGCTGGGCAGCCTGCCCGGCGCGCTGCTGGGCGGCGTGCTGATCGGCATGTCGGAGGCGCTGGCCGGCTTCCTGCTGACGCCGTCCCTGAAATCCCTGTTCAGCTACGGGGTGCTGATCGTGGTGCTGCTGCTGCGCCCGCAAGGGTTGTTGGGGAAACGGTCATGA
- a CDS encoding GGDEF domain-containing protein translates to MDFETTFIAQVITVIGFAVGLSIVVASGRYPRHIRGSLRAYSYGKFLLGSAFLIAGFRGGQAPELLIPLANGIGLAGLSMNYTSVRHLQNRPVWPFVPAAVGAAVGLSCLLLLFAGGGIAWVRALVSFATSAVLLVIAFEVLVRYQGRGIPHYVTGLLCASLAVVYLVRMSAGMAQEDAPTTYMLDDRVERATFLLSLLGTVIGAINYVLMASDEFNRELAKLAHTDGLTGALNRRRLFEMGEVEFRRARRYGRELTVLVLDIDRFKSINDHAGHPFGDRVIRAVADCCTGQIRHEDALGRIGGEEFAILLPETGAEAGRMLAERLRGAIERQLAQLGAEAGVTVTCSIGGVSLTRKHSEFSDLMAQSDTALYDAKHAGRNQVRFFPEAAHPVPVPV, encoded by the coding sequence ATGGATTTCGAGACCACCTTCATCGCGCAGGTCATCACTGTCATAGGCTTTGCGGTCGGGCTGTCCATCGTTGTGGCCTCCGGCCGCTACCCCCGTCACATCCGCGGATCCCTGCGGGCCTATTCTTACGGAAAATTCCTGCTGGGCTCCGCCTTCCTCATCGCCGGGTTTCGCGGGGGCCAGGCGCCGGAACTTCTGATTCCGCTCGCCAACGGAATTGGGCTCGCCGGATTGTCGATGAACTACACCAGTGTACGCCATCTTCAGAACCGACCGGTCTGGCCCTTCGTGCCGGCGGCGGTGGGGGCGGCAGTGGGCCTGTCCTGCCTCCTGTTGCTGTTCGCCGGCGGCGGCATCGCCTGGGTGCGCGCCCTGGTCAGCTTCGCGACGTCAGCAGTGCTGCTGGTGATCGCCTTCGAGGTGCTGGTCCGTTACCAGGGGCGCGGCATACCCCACTATGTCACCGGACTGCTGTGCGCCTCCCTCGCCGTCGTCTATCTTGTCCGCATGTCCGCCGGTATGGCGCAGGAAGACGCCCCGACCACCTATATGCTGGATGACCGCGTCGAACGGGCGACCTTCCTGCTGTCGCTGCTGGGGACCGTCATCGGGGCGATCAATTACGTCCTGATGGCCAGCGACGAGTTCAACCGCGAGCTGGCCAAGCTCGCCCACACCGACGGGCTGACCGGCGCCCTGAACCGCCGCCGCCTGTTCGAAATGGGCGAGGTCGAATTCCGCCGGGCCCGTCGATATGGGCGCGAGCTGACCGTGCTGGTGCTCGACATCGACCGTTTCAAATCGATCAACGACCACGCCGGCCATCCCTTCGGCGACCGGGTGATCCGGGCGGTGGCCGACTGCTGCACCGGGCAGATCCGGCACGAGGATGCCCTGGGCAGGATCGGCGGGGAGGAATTCGCCATCCTGCTGCCCGAAACCGGGGCGGAGGCCGGCCGGATGCTGGCCGAACGGCTGCGCGGCGCCATCGAACGGCAGCTGGCCCAGCTCGGCGCGGAAGCCGGGGTGACGGTGACCTGCAGCATCGGCGGCGTCAGCCTGACCAGGAAGCACAGCGAGTTTTCCGATCTGATGGCCCAATCGGACACCGCCCTCTACGACGCCAAGCACGCCGGGCGCAATCAGGTCCGCTTCTTCCCCGAAGCGGCCCATCCGGTGCCCGTGCCAGTCTGA
- the pedF gene encoding cytochrome c-550 PedF, whose protein sequence is MNARIIRLAAAVGLIGAVALPGLVYAHGDVVPQPVDTTGLEKLGETWRDSNPYRGNERAIEIGSSAFNQNCARCHGLGAVSGGIAPDLRYLEKGDAGDEWFKERVTNGSIRNGVTYMPKFGEALGQEALWSIRSWLETVHEE, encoded by the coding sequence ATGAATGCACGGATTATTCGACTTGCCGCCGCCGTTGGTCTGATCGGCGCCGTCGCTCTCCCCGGTCTGGTCTATGCCCATGGCGATGTCGTTCCCCAGCCGGTCGACACCACGGGTCTGGAGAAGCTGGGCGAGACCTGGCGGGACAGCAATCCCTACCGCGGCAACGAGCGCGCCATCGAGATCGGCTCGTCGGCCTTCAACCAGAACTGCGCGCGCTGCCACGGCCTGGGTGCTGTGTCCGGCGGCATCGCGCCCGACCTGCGCTATCTGGAAAAGGGCGATGCCGGTGACGAATGGTTCAAGGAGCGCGTCACCAACGGCTCGATCCGCAACGGCGTGACCTATATGCCGAAGTTCGGCGAGGCGCTGGGCCAGGAGGCTCTGTGGTCGATCCGTTCCTGGCTGGAAACCGTGCACGAGGAATGA